GTCGACGCGACGGACCGCAAGGACGCCGAGCAGCGGCTCACCCGGCTCGCGCTGCACGACGAGCTCACCGGGCTGCCGAACCGGACGCTGCTGCTCGACCGGCTCGCGCAGGGACTCGCCGGGGCGCGCCGGGACGGCAGCTCCGTCGGCGTCCTCTTCGTCGACCTCGACCGCTTCAAGGCCGTCAACGACACCTTCGGGCACCAGACCGGCGACGAGCTCCTCGTGCTCGTCGCCCGGCGGCTCTGCGAGGCGGTGCGTCCCGCCGACACCGTGGCGCGCCTGGGTGGCGACGAGTTCGTCGTGTGCTGCCCGGGGCTCGCGGGACCGGCCGACGCGGACGCCTTCGCCGCGCGCCTCATGGAGCGGATGGCCGAGCCCCTCGTCGTCGGCAGGACCGCCCTCGACGTGGGCGTCAGCGGTGGGCTCACGCTGTCGGAGCCCGACGACGACCCGCAGCGGCTCCTCGAGCGGGCGGACGCCGCCATGTACCGGGCGAAGCGCGCCGGGCGCGGCCGCATCACCCGCGAGGGGAGCGTCGTCCCGGCGCCACGCTGACCCGCGGCGTCCGGCTCCCGGACGTCGCGGCCCGCGGGGCCGAGACCCGGCTCAGCCGCCGAGGGCGTCGCGCATCGGCACGAGCTTCGCCGTCGACTCCGCGAGCTCCGCGGCGGGGTCGGAGCCGTCGACGATCCCGCAGCCCGCGAACAGCCGGACCTCGGTCGCGTCGTCGCCCAGCTGTCCGCACCGCAGCGCGATGCCCCATTCGCCGTCACCGTCGGCGTCGAGCCAGCCGACCGGTCCGGCGTAGCGGCCCCGGTCCATGCCCTCGAGGTCGGCGATGAGTCCCGCCGCGGCCCCCGTCGGGGTGCCGCACACCGCTGCCGACGGGTGGAGCGCAGCCGCGAGCCGCAGGCTCGACACCCCGTCGCGGAGCACGCCCGTCACGTCGGTCGCGAGGTGCATGACGTTGGCGAGGTGGAGGACGAACGGGGACTCCGGCACGTTCGTCCCCGCGCAGAACGGCTCGAGCGCCTCCACGACGGAGCGGACGGCGTACTCGTGCTCGCCGAGGTCCTTGCTCGAACGGGCGAGCGACGCCGCCAGAGCGAGGTCGTGCTCGTCGTCGCCGGTGCGGCGGATGGTGCCCGCGAGCACACGGGAGGCGACGAGGCGGACATGGGTCCGCACGAGCATCTCCGGCGTCGCGCCCACGAGGCCGTCGACGTGGAAGGTCCACGTCGCCGGGTACGCGGCGGCGAGCCGCTGCAGGACCGAGCGGACGTCGAGCGGGGCCGAGGCCCGGGCCAGCAGGTCGCGGGCGAGGACGACCTTGTCGACGTCACCGCGGCCGATGCGGGCGACGGCGGCCGCGACGAGCAGCTCCCACTCGGTGCTCGTCACGGACCCGTCGGCGAACGTGACGTCCCGTGGTGGCTCCGGCCGCCCGTGGGGGGCGGGGGCCTCCACCGGTCCCGGCAGCTCGGCGGCCGCCCGGGCCCCCGGCGCCTGGACCGTCGTGCGGGTGAGCCACCAGCGGCCGTCGCGGTGGCCGACGACGGTCTCCGGGACCTCCAGCACGCTCTCGCTGGCCGAGGCGTCGGCGAAGGCGAAGGAGCCGAACGCGACCGGTCCGGTGCCCCGCAGCCGGACCTCGTCGCGCACCACGGACCCGCCGAGCAGCTCCCGCCACCGGCGTTCGGCGTCGGCGAACCGGTCGGGTCCGCTCGTGCGGATCCGGGCGGCCCGGCCCCACCCCACGAGGCCCTCACCGCGCCGCACCCAGGCGAGCGGCTCGGCGTCGCCGGGGGGGAGCAGGTCGAGCAGCGGTCCCGGGTCGTCGAGCCCGACGGTGCGGGAGACGAGCCGGCCGGCCGGCCGCGGCGTGGTCGCCGGGCGCTCCGCGGGCTGCGCGGGGGAGGACAGGGGGGTCGACATGGCAGCACCAGGGTAGGTCGGCCGCCGGGCGCTCCGCCCACCGCGGCCACCTACCCTGGCGCTGTGACCTCCGGCACGAGGGCCGACCTCGACAAGCGGCCCGTCGACGTCTCCACGATGTTCGACGGCGTCGCCGAGCGCTACGACCTCATGAACACCGTCCTCGCCCTCGGGTCCGACCGGCGGTGGCGCCGACTCGTGACGCGGCTGCTCGACCTGCAGCGCGGGGAACGGGTCCTCGACCTCGCCGCCGGCACGGGCACCTCGACCGAGCCCTTCGCCGCCCTCGGCGCCCGAGCCGTCGCGTGCGACTTCTCCCTCGGCATGCTCCACGTCGGGCGGCGCCGCCGCCCCGACCTGTCGTTCCTCGCGGGGGACGCGACCCGGCTGCCCTTCGCCGACGCGACGTTCGACGCGGTCACGATCTCCTTCGGTCTGCGCAACGTCGTCGACCCCGACGCCGGCCTGCGGGAGATGCTGCGGGTCACCCGGCCCGGCGGCCGCCTCGTCGTCTGCGAGTTCTCCCACCCCACGTGGGCGCCGTTCCGCCACGTGTACGACCGGTACCTGCTGAGCGTGCTGCCGGCCGTGGCGCGGCGCGCCGCCTCGAACCCGGAGGCGTACGACTACCTCGCGGAGTCCATCCAGGCGTGGCCGGACCAGCCCGCCCTCGCGGCGCGGCTGCGCGCGGCGGGCTGGGGCGAGGTGTCGTGGCAGGACGCGAGCGGCGGCATCGTCGCGCTGCACCGGGCGGTCCGGCCGCCGACCTGAGCGCCGCGAGTGGGACGTCCGCGCCGCGTGTGGGACGTCCTCGACGCGTGTGGGACGTCCTCGGGCGACTGCGAGGCCGCGACGTCCCGGTCACCGGCGAAACGTCCCACTCGCGGGCGGGACGTCCCAGTCGCCGGCGAACGGGCACGCCCACCTGGCGCGCGCGACGGCCGCCGCGCCGACGTACCCTGGGCCCAACCTTGTGAAGCGGCGCACAAGACCCGCGCCACCCCTGTGGAGGACCCTCGATGACCAGCGGACCCGATCCGATCCCCACCGAGGCCGACGTCGTCGTCGTCGGGGCAGGCCCCGCGGGCTCGACCGCCGCCGCGTACCTCGCCCGCGCCGGGCTCGACGTCGTCCTGCTGGAGAAGACCGCCTTCCCCCGCGAGAAGGTGTGCGGTGACGGTCTCACCCCGCGCGGGGTGAAGGAGCTCGTCGCGCTCGGCGTCCCCCACCGCGAGGAGGACGGCTGGATCCGCAACAAGGGGCTGCGCATCATCGGCGGCGGGCAGCGGCTCCAGCTGACGTGGCCCGAGCTCACCGGGGTGCCGAGCTACGGGCTCGTCCGCCCGCGCGCCGACCTCGACGAGGTCCTCGCCCGCACCGCCGAGCGGTCGGGGACCCACCTGTTCGAGCAGACCGGCGTCACCGGTCCCGTCCTCGACGCGACGGGCCGCATCACCGGGGTGACGTGGGCCCGCTACGACGAGCGCGGCCGGCGCACCGGGGAGACCGGTGAGGTGAGCGCCCGCGTCGTCGTCGCCGCCGACGGCAACTCGAGCCGGCTCAGCCTCGCGATGGGCCTGGAGAAGCGCGAGGACCGCCCGCTCGGCGTCGCCGTCCGCACGTACTTCACGAGCCCCCGCACCGACGACGACTACCTCGAGAGCTGGCTGGAGCTGTGGGACGGCCCGCCCGGGCAGAGCACGCTGCTGCCGGGCTACGGGTGGGTGTTCGGCGTCGGCGACGGCACGAGCAACGTCGGGCTCGGCATCCTCAGCAGCTCCAGCGCCTTCGGCAAGGTCGACTACAAGGAGCTGCTCCACCGCTGGGTCGCCACGATGCCCGCCGACTGGGGCTTCACGCCGGAGAACCAGGTCGGCCCGGTCCGCGGCGCCGCGCTGCCGATGGGCTTCAACCGCACGCCGCACTACACCCGCGGGCTCGTGCTCGTCGGGGACGCCGGCGGCATGGTCAACCCGTTCAACGGCGAGGGCATCGCCTACGCCATGGCGTCCAGCCGCATCGCCGCAGGCGTCGTCAGCCAGGCCCTCGCCATGCCGGAGCTGCAGCGCGAGCGGGCGCTGCGCTCGTACCCGAAGGCCGTCGAGGCGGAGATGGGCGACTACTACGCGCTCGGCCGGGTGTTCGTGAAGCTCATCGGCAACCCGTGGGTCATGCAGACCGCCACGCGCTACGGGCTGCCCCGCCCGCTCCTCATGCAGTTCGTCCTCAAGCTCCTCGCGAACCTCTACGAGGACCGCGGTGGCAGCGGCGTCGACCGCGTCATCCAGGCGATGGAGCGGCTGTCCCCGGTCGCCTCGCGGATCGCCTGAGCGGTGCGGGCGGTGCGGGGTAACGGTTCGATTTCGTCAGGCGCTTCTGACCTAAACCCGCAGGTAGGCGGCCCGTACCCCGGTCCTGGACCGTTCCGGGTCGCCCCTAGGATGACCGCGACCCTGCACCCGACCCGCGCCGCGGCCGACCGCC
The Aquipuribacter nitratireducens DNA segment above includes these coding regions:
- a CDS encoding geranylgeranyl reductase family protein — protein: MTSGPDPIPTEADVVVVGAGPAGSTAAAYLARAGLDVVLLEKTAFPREKVCGDGLTPRGVKELVALGVPHREEDGWIRNKGLRIIGGGQRLQLTWPELTGVPSYGLVRPRADLDEVLARTAERSGTHLFEQTGVTGPVLDATGRITGVTWARYDERGRRTGETGEVSARVVVAADGNSSRLSLAMGLEKREDRPLGVAVRTYFTSPRTDDDYLESWLELWDGPPGQSTLLPGYGWVFGVGDGTSNVGLGILSSSSAFGKVDYKELLHRWVATMPADWGFTPENQVGPVRGAALPMGFNRTPHYTRGLVLVGDAGGMVNPFNGEGIAYAMASSRIAAGVVSQALAMPELQRERALRSYPKAVEAEMGDYYALGRVFVKLIGNPWVMQTATRYGLPRPLLMQFVLKLLANLYEDRGGSGVDRVIQAMERLSPVASRIA
- a CDS encoding isochorismate synthase; protein product: MSTPLSSPAQPAERPATTPRPAGRLVSRTVGLDDPGPLLDLLPPGDAEPLAWVRRGEGLVGWGRAARIRTSGPDRFADAERRWRELLGGSVVRDEVRLRGTGPVAFGSFAFADASASESVLEVPETVVGHRDGRWWLTRTTVQAPGARAAAELPGPVEAPAPHGRPEPPRDVTFADGSVTSTEWELLVAAAVARIGRGDVDKVVLARDLLARASAPLDVRSVLQRLAAAYPATWTFHVDGLVGATPEMLVRTHVRLVASRVLAGTIRRTGDDEHDLALAASLARSSKDLGEHEYAVRSVVEALEPFCAGTNVPESPFVLHLANVMHLATDVTGVLRDGVSSLRLAAALHPSAAVCGTPTGAAAGLIADLEGMDRGRYAGPVGWLDADGDGEWGIALRCGQLGDDATEVRLFAGCGIVDGSDPAAELAESTAKLVPMRDALGG
- a CDS encoding demethylmenaquinone methyltransferase produces the protein MTSGTRADLDKRPVDVSTMFDGVAERYDLMNTVLALGSDRRWRRLVTRLLDLQRGERVLDLAAGTGTSTEPFAALGARAVACDFSLGMLHVGRRRRPDLSFLAGDATRLPFADATFDAVTISFGLRNVVDPDAGLREMLRVTRPGGRLVVCEFSHPTWAPFRHVYDRYLLSVLPAVARRAASNPEAYDYLAESIQAWPDQPALAARLRAAGWGEVSWQDASGGIVALHRAVRPPT